A section of the Phaseolus vulgaris cultivar G19833 chromosome 8, P. vulgaris v2.0, whole genome shotgun sequence genome encodes:
- the LOC137826301 gene encoding uncharacterized protein has protein sequence MAKISIEVCLISARGVRGSPSLWKRQWYAVGWVDPKSKYCTKVDASGNANPLWRTKFGIQVDSSDPDLALHLEVYSRDPLFLTEKLHGSATVVLREFLTKQVKSSEEVGSYQLRKKKSNKPSGFIDVSIRLSENKEDPSFHPQGDGEGIVLLDYGNNTHLTPGVGFGQAYPQQKPQASFHHFRGSGKQVQTNVPYSHPVPFPADYATNPPYMSGPSYPAATGPSYQTPRTTPPPPHSNVNYAPTFFPTNGGMAPSYFNMPSSSGTGPGAGPRPRGPPGFAIGAGAGALAAGAVMFGDNFMSQLGDPTLTIATDPLF, from the exons ATGGCTAAAATCTCGATCGAAGTGTGCTTGATATCAGCTCGTGGTGTGAGGGGTTCACCCTCACTTTGGAAGCGTCAGTGGTATGCAGTTGGGTGGGTTGATCCTAAGAGCAAGTACTGTACCAAAGTTGATGCTTCTGGGAATGCCAACCCTCTTTGGAGGACCAAGTTTGGCATCCAGGTTGATAGCTCCGACCCAGATCTTGCACTCCACTTGGAGGTTTATAGCAGAGATCCTTTGTTCCTCACAGAGAAGCTGCATGGCTCCGCAACCGTTGTTCTCAGAGAGTTTCTGACCAAGCAGGTCAAAAGCTCTGAGGAAGTAGGAAGCTACCAGTtgagaaagaagaaatccaacAAACCAAGTGGCTTCATTGATGTTTCAATCCGTCTTTCTGAGAACAAGGAGGACCCTAGTTTCCACCCTCAAG GTGATGGGGAAGGAATAGTGCTCCTAGATTATGGCAATAATACTCACTTGACCCCAGGGGTTGGATTTGGGCAAGCCTACCCACAGCAAAAGCCTCAAGCTTCATTCCATCATTTCCGTGGGTCAGGAAAACAGGTCCAAACTAATGTTCCCTACTCACATCCAGTGCCATTTCCTGCAGATTATGCTACTAATCCTCCTTATATGAGTGGACCAAGCTACCCTGCAGCCACTGGACCAAGTTATCAAACACCCAGAACAACTCCACCACCACCACACTCAAATGTCAATTATGCTCCCACTTTTTTCCCAACTAATGGTGGCATGGCACCAAGTTATTTTAACATGCCATCATCATCTGGGACAGGTCCTGGGGCAGGTCCTAGGCCAAGAGGGCCTCCAGGATTTGCAATTGGGGCAGGTGCAGGAGCATTGGCAGCTGGGGCTGTAATGTTTGGAGATAACTTTATGTCACAATTAGGTGATCCCACTCTTACCATTGCAACTGATCCTCTTTTCTGA
- the LOC137825692 gene encoding uncharacterized protein isoform X1, translating to MEGGGRRITVSPRPCCGRRVVAKKRPRLVDGFVNSVKKLQRREISSNRYRAFSMTDAQERFRNIRLQEEYDTHDPKGPSSTVVLPFLRKRSKIIEIVAARDIVFALAQSGVCAAFSRETNERICFLNVSPDEVIRSLFYNKNNDSLITVSVYASDSYSSLKCRSTRIEYIRRVKPDAGFALFESESLKWPGFVEFDDVNGKVLTYSAQDSIYKVFDLKNYTMLYSISDKNVQEIKISPGIMLLIFAKSSSHVPLKILSIEDGTVLKSFNHLLHRNKKVDFIEQFNEKLLVKQENENLQILDVRTSELTEVSRSEFMTPSAFIFLYENQLFLTFRNRTVAVWNFRGELVTSFEDHLLWHPDCNTNNIYITSDQDLIISYCKADSDDSLSEVNAGSINVSNILTGKCLAKIRASNGFPVVKECSCVDENCSCSGCNLGKRKYSSRIRSTVAEALEDITALFYDEERNEIYTGNRHGLVHVWSN from the exons ATGGAAGGCGGAGGGAGGCGGATCACGGTGAGCCCGCGGCCTTGCTGCGGCAGGCGTGTGGTGGCGAAAAAGAGGCCGCGTCTCGTTGACGGCTTTGTCAACAGCGTCAAGAAGCTTCAGCGCCGTGAAATCAGCTCGAATCGTTACCGTGCTTTCTCCATGACCGACGCGCAAGAGAGATTTCGCAACATTCGCTTGCAG GAAGAATATGATACACATGATCCAAAAGGTCCTTCTTCGACTGTTGTATTACCATTTCTGAGAAAGAGGTCAAAGATAATTGAGATTGTAGCTGCACGGGACATTGTTTTTGCACTTGCACAATCTGGTGTTTGTGCAGCATTTAGCCGAG AGACTAATGAAAGGATATGCTTCTTGAATGTTAGTCCTGATGAAGTCATAAGGAGtttgttttataataaaaataatgactCGCTTATCACAGTTTCTGTCTATGCCTCAGACAGTTATAGTTCTTTGAAATGCAGAAGCACAAGGATTGA ATATATACGAAGGGTCAAACCAGATGCTGGCTTTGCTCTTTTTGAATCTGAGTCATTGAAATGGCCAGGTTTTGTAGAGTTTGATGATGTAAATGGGAAGGTACTCACATACTCTGCACAGGATAG CATATACAAGGTGTTCGACCTGAAAAACTATACAATGTTGTACTCCATTTCAGATAAAAATGTACAAGAGATTAAGATCAG tcCAGGGATTATGTTGTTGATTTTTGCTAAATCAAGTAGCCATGTCCCACTTAAAATCCTCTCAATAGAAGATGGTACTGTTTTGAAATCATTCAATCATCTCCTTCATCGGAATAAGAAGGTGGATTTCATTGAACAATTCAATGAAAAACTTCTTGTAAAACAAGAAAACGAGAATCTCCAAATTCTTGAT GTACGGACTTCTGAGCTAACAGAAGTTAGCAGAAGTGAATTTATGACACCATctgcttttatatttttatacgaGAACCAATTATTTCTGACATTTCGAAATCGAACCGTGGCTGTGTGGAACTTCCGTGGAGAACTTGTTACTTCTTTTGAAGACCATCTCTTGTGGCATCCTGACTGCAATACAAACAACATATACATAACCAGTGACCAGGATCTCATAATATCATACTGCAAGGCTGATTCTGACGATTCACTTTCTGAAGTAAATG CAGGATCTATTAATGTCAGCAACATTTTAACTGGCAAATGTCTTGCAAAGATAAGGGCCAGTAATGGCTTTCCCGTGGTGAAGGAATGCAGTTGTGTTGATGAAAACTGCTCATGTAGTGGTTGTAATTTAGGGAAACGAAAGTACTCCTCCAGAATTAGGAGCACAGTTGCAGAAGCCTTGGAAGATATTACTGCTCTCTTTTACGATGAAGAGCGCAACGAAATATATACTGGCAATAGGCACGGTTTGGTTCATGTCTGGTCGAActaa
- the LOC137825692 gene encoding uncharacterized protein isoform X2 yields the protein MEGGGRRITVSPRPCCGRRVVAKKRPRLVDGFVNSVKKLQRREISSNRYRAFSMTDAQERFRNIRLQEEYDTHDPKGPSSTVVLPFLRKRSKIIEIVAARDIVFALAQSGVCAAFSRETNERICFLNVSPDEVIRSLFYNKNNDSLITVSVYASDSYSSLKCRSTRIEYIRRVKPDAGFALFESESLKWPGFVEFDDVNGKVLTYSAQDSIYKVFDLKNYTMLYSISDKNVQEIKISPGIMLLIFAKSSSHVPLKILSIEDGTVLKSFNHLLHRNKKVDFIEQFNEKLLVKQENENLQILDVRTSELTEVSRSEFMTPSAFIFLYENQLFLTFRNRTVAVWNFRGELVTSFEDHLLWHPDCNTNNIYITSDQDLIISYCKADSDDSLSEVNGSINVSNILTGKCLAKIRASNGFPVVKECSCVDENCSCSGCNLGKRKYSSRIRSTVAEALEDITALFYDEERNEIYTGNRHGLVHVWSN from the exons ATGGAAGGCGGAGGGAGGCGGATCACGGTGAGCCCGCGGCCTTGCTGCGGCAGGCGTGTGGTGGCGAAAAAGAGGCCGCGTCTCGTTGACGGCTTTGTCAACAGCGTCAAGAAGCTTCAGCGCCGTGAAATCAGCTCGAATCGTTACCGTGCTTTCTCCATGACCGACGCGCAAGAGAGATTTCGCAACATTCGCTTGCAG GAAGAATATGATACACATGATCCAAAAGGTCCTTCTTCGACTGTTGTATTACCATTTCTGAGAAAGAGGTCAAAGATAATTGAGATTGTAGCTGCACGGGACATTGTTTTTGCACTTGCACAATCTGGTGTTTGTGCAGCATTTAGCCGAG AGACTAATGAAAGGATATGCTTCTTGAATGTTAGTCCTGATGAAGTCATAAGGAGtttgttttataataaaaataatgactCGCTTATCACAGTTTCTGTCTATGCCTCAGACAGTTATAGTTCTTTGAAATGCAGAAGCACAAGGATTGA ATATATACGAAGGGTCAAACCAGATGCTGGCTTTGCTCTTTTTGAATCTGAGTCATTGAAATGGCCAGGTTTTGTAGAGTTTGATGATGTAAATGGGAAGGTACTCACATACTCTGCACAGGATAG CATATACAAGGTGTTCGACCTGAAAAACTATACAATGTTGTACTCCATTTCAGATAAAAATGTACAAGAGATTAAGATCAG tcCAGGGATTATGTTGTTGATTTTTGCTAAATCAAGTAGCCATGTCCCACTTAAAATCCTCTCAATAGAAGATGGTACTGTTTTGAAATCATTCAATCATCTCCTTCATCGGAATAAGAAGGTGGATTTCATTGAACAATTCAATGAAAAACTTCTTGTAAAACAAGAAAACGAGAATCTCCAAATTCTTGAT GTACGGACTTCTGAGCTAACAGAAGTTAGCAGAAGTGAATTTATGACACCATctgcttttatatttttatacgaGAACCAATTATTTCTGACATTTCGAAATCGAACCGTGGCTGTGTGGAACTTCCGTGGAGAACTTGTTACTTCTTTTGAAGACCATCTCTTGTGGCATCCTGACTGCAATACAAACAACATATACATAACCAGTGACCAGGATCTCATAATATCATACTGCAAGGCTGATTCTGACGATTCACTTTCTGAAGTAAATG GATCTATTAATGTCAGCAACATTTTAACTGGCAAATGTCTTGCAAAGATAAGGGCCAGTAATGGCTTTCCCGTGGTGAAGGAATGCAGTTGTGTTGATGAAAACTGCTCATGTAGTGGTTGTAATTTAGGGAAACGAAAGTACTCCTCCAGAATTAGGAGCACAGTTGCAGAAGCCTTGGAAGATATTACTGCTCTCTTTTACGATGAAGAGCGCAACGAAATATATACTGGCAATAGGCACGGTTTGGTTCATGTCTGGTCGAActaa
- the LOC137825336 gene encoding uncharacterized protein gives MSLISKNKIGFIDGTIEAPNRTKSLFPTWQRANMLVVSWILKVVSQSFAQSIICVDNAFDIWNDLKESFSQGDMIRISNIQEMISSFKQGGLTVTNYFTQLKVLWDELDLFRPLSASSCASKCNTLVNVSKYKTQDQIVKFLRGLNDNISTVRTQILLMDPLTSLNKVCSLVTQQERQIFGDQSKEMIATSKGGYKNNATIYGKGAGYGRGSNGRGYTSKICSHCGRTGHTIDTCYKKHGFPPHFKFKNQNHDQSHINAVF, from the coding sequence ATGAGCCTAATTTCAAAGAACAAAATAGGTTTCATTGATGGAACTATAGAAGCTCCCAATCGTACCAAATCATTGTTTCCAACATGGCAGAGAGCCAATATGTTGGTTGTTTCGTGGATTCTCAAGGTTGTTTCTCAATCCTTCGCGCAGAGCATCATCTGTGTGGACAATGCCTTTGACATATGGAATGATTTAAAGGAAAGTTTCTCACAAGGAGACATGATTCGTATTTCTAATATCCAGGAGatgatttcttcttttaaacaaGGTGGGTTGACTGTTACAAACTATTTCACTCAGTTAAAAGTTCTTTGGGATGAACTTGATCTTTTCCGCCCGCTATCCGCTTCTTCATGTGCCTCTAAATGCAATACTCTTGTGAATgtttctaaatataaaacacaagACCAAATTGTCAAATTTCTAAGGGGGCTAAATGATAATATTTCGACTGTGAGAACTCAAATTCTATTGATGGACCCTTTGACATCCTTGAATAAAGTTTGCTCTCTTGTTACACAACAAGAGAGGCAAATATTTGGTGATCAATCCAAGGAAATGATTGCTACTAGTAAAGGAGGTTATAAAAACAATGCTACAATCTATGGCAAAGGTGCTGGATACGGAAGAGGAAGCAATGGAAGAGGatatacttccaaaatttgtAGTCATTGTGGAAGGACAGGAcataccattgatacatgctataaaaagCATGGCTTTCCACCTCATTTCAAGTTCAAAAATCAGAATCATGATCAGAGTCATATTAATGCAGTTTTTTAg